Proteins encoded together in one Janthinobacterium tructae window:
- a CDS encoding alpha/beta hydrolase family esterase, whose product MQRDELAVRSTTTRAPLAMVKPATKWLRGLLRAGKAQQRTATKLAKVLFGPVPAKPTPKPKPKPKPRSKTVAKPRPTPRARPASDAVPALAPFATPLSPPRVRKRTAPPPGKWLAAHYAPLPELGQLPGRRLAYFLYLPEKAPSVAMRSRGRPLLVMLHGCEQSATQFAEGTRMNRLAERKGYAVLYPQQSLRSHARRCWKWYDKLTQEGGGDVRLIVGAIEQVAARYAIDRARIYICGISAGAGMAHIVALNHPHLFAALGLHSGPVFGAGHNLIGALGVMQHGAAARADAAIDEVLARQPAFPRLPTILLQGLADKVVRPINQTQLVRQSVRVNRLPADTLVTAQRLPGGAAGGRNPAHAYALHDYQVGQEVLLRVAQVEHLEHAWSGGDASLPFNDKAKPDASKMLLDFFASHRRR is encoded by the coding sequence ATGCAGAGGGATGAACTGGCGGTACGCTCCACCACGACACGCGCGCCACTTGCCATGGTGAAGCCTGCCACCAAGTGGCTGCGCGGGCTATTGCGCGCCGGCAAGGCGCAGCAGCGCACGGCGACCAAACTGGCCAAGGTGCTGTTCGGGCCCGTGCCGGCCAAGCCCACGCCTAAACCCAAACCCAAACCCAAACCCCGCAGCAAGACCGTGGCCAAGCCCAGGCCGACGCCGCGCGCCAGGCCTGCCAGCGACGCCGTGCCCGCACTGGCACCGTTTGCCACGCCCCTGTCGCCCCCGCGCGTGCGCAAGCGAACGGCGCCTCCGCCGGGCAAGTGGCTGGCCGCCCACTATGCGCCGTTGCCGGAGCTGGGACAGTTGCCGGGCCGGCGCCTGGCGTATTTTCTGTACCTGCCCGAAAAGGCGCCCAGCGTCGCCATGCGCAGCCGGGGCCGGCCGCTGCTGGTGATGCTGCACGGCTGCGAACAGAGCGCCACGCAGTTTGCCGAAGGCACACGCATGAACCGCCTGGCCGAACGCAAGGGCTATGCCGTGCTGTATCCGCAGCAATCGCTGCGTTCGCATGCGCGCCGCTGCTGGAAGTGGTACGACAAGCTGACGCAGGAGGGCGGCGGCGATGTGCGCCTGATCGTCGGCGCCATCGAACAGGTGGCGGCCCGCTACGCGATCGACCGCGCGCGCATCTATATCTGCGGCATTTCCGCCGGCGCCGGCATGGCGCATATCGTGGCCCTGAACCATCCCCATCTGTTTGCCGCGCTGGGCCTGCATTCGGGGCCCGTGTTTGGCGCCGGGCATAACCTGATCGGCGCGCTGGGCGTGATGCAGCATGGCGCTGCCGCCCGCGCCGATGCGGCCATCGATGAAGTGCTGGCGCGCCAGCCCGCGTTTCCGCGCCTGCCGACCATCCTGCTGCAAGGGCTGGCCGACAAGGTGGTGCGGCCCATCAACCAGACGCAGCTGGTGCGCCAGAGCGTGCGCGTGAACCGCCTGCCAGCCGATACGCTGGTGACGGCGCAGCGCCTGCCGGGCGGCGCTGCGGGCGGGCGCAATCCGGCCCATGCGTATGCGCTGCACGATTATCAGGTGGGCCAGGAGGTGCTGCTGCGCGTGGCGCAGGTCGAGCACCTTGAACACGCGTGGAGCGGCGGCGACGCCAGCCTGCCGTTCAATGACAAGGCCAAGCCCGACGCCAGCAAGATGCTGCTCGATTTCTTCGCCAGCCACCGCCGCCGCTAA
- a CDS encoding PRC-barrel domain-containing protein: MSYLDRDILGMYRNHDGPGPALMGADTLLGDDVYNHSDEELGDIKEIMLDMRTGQIAYAVLSFGGILGMGDKLFAVPWERLTLDPVNKRFLLNVEKNQLKDAPGFDKNNWPDMGSEAWNQQMEAFYGSGTRYGSGVMAAGRMPSGSDLRGGASLQSGSDGSMSGTSMSGSRAGTGSSQGGSRSSLSDDE, translated from the coding sequence ATGAGCTATCTGGACCGCGACATCCTGGGCATGTACCGCAACCACGACGGCCCGGGGCCGGCCCTGATGGGGGCCGACACCCTGCTCGGCGACGATGTCTACAATCACAGCGACGAGGAACTGGGCGACATCAAGGAAATCATGCTCGACATGCGCACGGGCCAGATTGCCTATGCCGTACTGTCCTTCGGCGGCATACTGGGCATGGGCGACAAGCTGTTTGCCGTGCCCTGGGAACGCCTGACCCTGGACCCCGTCAACAAGCGCTTCCTGCTGAACGTGGAAAAAAACCAGCTGAAAGACGCACCCGGTTTCGACAAGAACAACTGGCCCGACATGGGCAGCGAGGCGTGGAACCAGCAGATGGAAGCGTTCTATGGCAGCGGCACGCGCTATGGCAGCGGTGTCATGGCAGCAGGACGCATGCCATCGGGCAGCGACCTGCGCGGCGGTGCCAGCTTGCAATCGGGCAGCGACGGCAGCATGTCCGGCACCTCCATGAGCGGCAGCCGCGCCGGCACGGGCAGCAGCCAGGGCGGCTCGCGCTCATCGCTCAGCGATGATGAGTAG
- the hrpA gene encoding ATP-dependent RNA helicase HrpA — translation MSSASNKSSPSSIVANVPASGDVATPAAAPAQGRQRPPVSQQRPQPPRTEQQKQQQQQRAPRPPREGQAPRNEQASRAERESRDAARASCEAEKAFRNPLPPITYPEDLPVSGRRAEIAKALMENQVIIVSGETGSGKTTQLPKICLELGRGQKGMIGHTQPRRIAASSTAKRIAQELGTPLGETVGFKVRFTDTLSRGASVKLMTDGILLAETQTDPLLKNYDTIIIDEAHERSLNIDFLLGYLKQLLPRRPDLKIIITSATIDAERFSRHFGTPEKPAPVIEVSGRLYQVEVRYRPVEREQVAMPGAANPDKPGQRTAAAREKRDLMDAVVDGVEELCRIGSGDVLVFLPGEREIRDCAEALRKHHPPHVEILPLFARLSAEEQERVFKTSNARRIVLATNVAETSLTVPGIRYVVDAGLARVKRYSYRNKVEQLQVEPIAQSAANQRAGRCGRVADGVCIRLYEEQDYLLRPKFTEPEILRSSLAAVILRMKSLHLTDVETFPFIEPPLARAVADGYQLLQELGAVDEVNQLTPLGNKLAKLPLDPRVGRMILAALDNACLTEVLIVAAALSVQDPRDRPMEHQQAADEAHKKFADEKSEFLSYLKIWRWFESAIEHKKTNRQLQDNCRTNFLSQMRLREWRDVHSQLLTIVKEQGWRLNEAPATYDNLHMALLTGLLGNIGFKGEDEPGAGYLGARGIKFHIWPGSSLLKKPGKWIMAAELVDTTRLYARCVAQIQPEWLEKVGEHLLKKSWGEPRWEKRSAQVTASERATLYGLVVYSQRRINYGNFNLPEAREIFIRDALVGGDFDTRAPFFAHNHKLVKDIENLEHKSRRLDVLVDDELIAAFYDKLLPFDVCNGAGFEKWHKEATRENPKLLYLNREELMRHEAAGVTTDLFPKTMSVTGLEMGLTYHFEPGSVRDGVTLSVPLYALNQLPRERCEWLVPGMLKEKVHLLLKSLPQKLRRHCVPLPDYAAKFCERVHEAGVFGRGDLVDAIILDIRTQITINVLTTDFKPETLPAHHFMNFKVIDEHGRQLDMGRNLATLQAEFGGQARQSFQKLAEVSGVSGTGTPGAKVAGAQVASRLQAQSATVAAGKGASAAAAPASSNATVSQHMGLTAWTFGELPELLEIVQGKLTLIGFPALVDKGTHCDLEVFDDPTVAARTHKIGLRRLFALQMKEQIKYVEKSIPGLQQMGMQFMALGSQEELREQIINKALDIACLQDPLPLDAASFAKRQAEGKSRLVLLVNEIARLLSQVLTEFHGLPKRLQNIPAAAAADIQSQLQGLVHKRFLTENEYTQLAHFPRYLKAINVRLEKLRADPARDTKLMAEWQSAAAPYLRQAKDRQAGKNTDPKLVEFRWMLEELRVSLFAQELRTPMPVSAKRLQKVWESMQR, via the coding sequence ATGTCTTCAGCCAGCAATAAGTCTTCCCCTTCTTCCATCGTTGCAAATGTGCCCGCCAGCGGAGATGTTGCCACGCCTGCCGCCGCGCCTGCGCAGGGCCGCCAGCGCCCGCCCGTGAGCCAGCAAAGGCCGCAGCCGCCGCGCACGGAACAACAGAAACAGCAACAGCAGCAGCGCGCGCCGCGTCCGCCGCGCGAGGGGCAGGCGCCGCGCAATGAGCAGGCCAGCCGCGCAGAGCGCGAGAGCCGTGACGCCGCCCGCGCCTCTTGCGAGGCGGAAAAGGCCTTCCGCAACCCGCTGCCACCGATTACCTATCCGGAAGACTTGCCCGTCTCGGGCCGGCGCGCGGAGATCGCCAAGGCCCTGATGGAAAACCAGGTGATCATCGTCTCGGGCGAGACGGGTTCCGGCAAGACGACGCAGTTGCCGAAGATTTGCCTGGAACTGGGACGTGGCCAGAAGGGCATGATCGGCCATACGCAGCCGCGGCGTATCGCCGCCTCCTCGACGGCCAAGCGCATCGCGCAGGAGCTGGGTACGCCGCTGGGCGAAACCGTGGGTTTCAAGGTGCGCTTTACCGACACCCTGAGCCGTGGCGCCTCCGTCAAGCTGATGACGGACGGTATTCTGCTGGCCGAGACGCAGACCGACCCGTTGTTGAAAAATTACGACACCATCATCATCGATGAAGCGCACGAACGCAGCTTGAACATCGATTTCCTGCTCGGTTACCTGAAACAGCTGCTGCCGCGCCGGCCCGATTTGAAGATCATCATCACCTCGGCCACCATCGATGCGGAACGCTTTTCGCGCCATTTCGGCACGCCGGAAAAACCCGCGCCCGTGATCGAAGTGTCGGGCCGTCTGTACCAGGTGGAAGTGCGCTACCGTCCCGTGGAGCGCGAGCAAGTGGCCATGCCGGGTGCCGCCAACCCTGACAAACCGGGCCAGCGCACGGCCGCCGCGCGCGAAAAGCGCGACTTGATGGATGCCGTCGTCGATGGCGTGGAAGAGCTGTGCCGCATCGGCTCGGGCGATGTGCTGGTGTTCCTGCCCGGCGAGCGCGAAATTCGCGACTGCGCCGAAGCGCTGCGCAAGCACCATCCACCGCACGTGGAAATCTTGCCGCTGTTCGCCCGTTTGTCGGCCGAGGAGCAGGAGCGCGTGTTTAAAACCAGCAATGCGCGCCGCATCGTGCTGGCCACCAACGTGGCGGAAACCTCGCTGACCGTGCCCGGCATCCGTTACGTGGTCGACGCGGGCCTGGCGCGCGTGAAACGCTACAGCTACCGCAATAAAGTCGAACAATTGCAGGTCGAGCCGATCGCCCAGTCGGCCGCCAACCAGCGCGCCGGGCGCTGCGGCCGCGTGGCCGATGGCGTGTGTATCCGTTTGTACGAGGAGCAGGATTATCTGCTGCGGCCCAAATTCACGGAGCCGGAAATTCTGCGCTCCTCGCTGGCCGCCGTCATCCTGCGCATGAAGTCCTTGCACCTGACGGATGTGGAGACCTTCCCCTTCATCGAGCCGCCGCTGGCGCGCGCGGTGGCCGACGGTTATCAGTTGCTGCAGGAACTCGGCGCCGTTGACGAGGTGAACCAGCTCACGCCGCTGGGCAACAAGCTGGCCAAGCTGCCGCTGGACCCGCGCGTGGGCCGCATGATCCTGGCCGCGCTCGATAACGCCTGTCTGACGGAAGTGCTGATCGTCGCCGCGGCCCTGTCCGTGCAAGACCCGCGCGACCGCCCGATGGAGCACCAGCAGGCGGCCGACGAGGCGCACAAGAAGTTTGCCGATGAAAAGTCGGAATTCTTGAGCTACCTGAAAATCTGGCGCTGGTTCGAGTCCGCCATCGAGCACAAGAAAACCAACCGCCAGTTGCAGGACAATTGCCGCACGAACTTCCTGTCACAGATGCGCTTGCGCGAATGGCGCGACGTGCACTCGCAGCTGCTGACCATCGTCAAGGAGCAGGGCTGGCGATTGAATGAGGCACCGGCCACCTATGACAACCTGCACATGGCCTTGCTGACCGGCTTGCTGGGCAATATCGGTTTCAAGGGCGAGGACGAGCCGGGCGCGGGCTACCTAGGCGCGCGCGGCATCAAGTTCCATATCTGGCCCGGTTCCTCGCTGCTGAAAAAGCCGGGCAAGTGGATCATGGCGGCCGAATTGGTCGACACCACGCGATTGTATGCGCGCTGCGTGGCGCAGATCCAGCCCGAATGGCTGGAAAAAGTCGGCGAACATTTGCTGAAGAAATCGTGGGGCGAGCCGCGCTGGGAAAAACGTTCGGCGCAAGTGACGGCCTCGGAACGCGCGACCTTGTATGGGCTGGTGGTGTACAGCCAGCGGCGCATCAATTACGGCAATTTCAATTTGCCGGAAGCGCGCGAAATTTTTATTCGCGACGCCCTCGTCGGCGGCGACTTCGACACGCGCGCACCGTTCTTTGCGCACAACCACAAGCTGGTCAAGGACATTGAAAACCTTGAACACAAGTCGCGCCGCCTGGACGTGCTGGTCGACGATGAACTGATCGCCGCCTTCTACGACAAGCTGCTGCCGTTTGATGTGTGCAATGGCGCCGGTTTCGAAAAATGGCACAAGGAAGCCACGCGCGAGAACCCGAAGCTGCTGTATCTGAACCGCGAAGAGTTGATGCGCCACGAGGCGGCCGGCGTGACCACCGACTTGTTCCCGAAAACCATGTCCGTGACGGGTCTGGAAATGGGCCTGACGTACCACTTCGAGCCGGGCAGCGTGCGCGATGGCGTGACCTTATCCGTGCCGCTGTATGCGCTGAACCAGTTGCCGCGCGAGCGCTGCGAATGGCTGGTGCCGGGCATGCTGAAGGAAAAGGTGCATCTGCTATTGAAATCCTTGCCGCAAAAGCTGCGTCGCCACTGCGTGCCGCTGCCTGACTATGCGGCGAAATTCTGCGAGCGCGTGCATGAAGCGGGCGTGTTTGGCCGCGGCGATCTTGTAGACGCCATCATCCTCGACATCCGCACGCAAATCACCATCAATGTGCTGACGACGGACTTCAAGCCGGAAACCCTGCCTGCCCATCACTTCATGAATTTCAAGGTGATCGACGAGCATGGCCGCCAGTTGGACATGGGCCGCAACCTGGCCACCCTGCAGGCGGAATTCGGCGGCCAGGCACGCCAGAGTTTCCAGAAACTGGCCGAAGTGTCGGGCGTGTCGGGCACGGGCACGCCCGGTGCCAAGGTGGCGGGCGCGCAAGTGGCGTCGCGGCTGCAGGCGCAGAGCGCTACAGTCGCAGCAGGCAAGGGCGCGTCCGCCGCTGCCGCGCCGGCGTCAAGCAATGCCACCGTCTCGCAGCACATGGGCTTGACGGCCTGGACCTTTGGCGAATTGCCGGAGTTGCTCGAAATCGTGCAGGGCAAGCTGACCCTGATCGGCTTCCCCGCGCTGGTCGACAAGGGCACGCATTGCGACCTGGAAGTGTTTGACGACCCGACCGTGGCCGCGCGCACGCACAAGATCGGTTTGCGCCGCTTGTTCGCACTGCAAATGAAGGAGCAGATCAAGTACGTCGAGAAAAGCATCCCTGGCCTGCAACAGATGGGCATGCAGTTCATGGCCCTCGGTTCGCAGGAAGAGTTGCGCGAGCAAATCATCAACAAGGCGCTCGACATCGCTTGCCTGCAAGATCCGCTGCCGCTGGATGCCGCCTCGTTTGCCAAGCGCCAGGCGGAAGGCAAGTCGCGCCTGGTCTTGCTGGTCAATGAAATCGCCCGCTTGCTGTCGCAAGTGCTGACGGAATTCCACGGCTTGCCCAAGCGCCTGCAGAATATTCCTGCAGCAGCAGCGGCCGATATCCAGTCGCAGTTGCAGGGACTCGTGCATAAACGCTTCCTGACGGAAAACGAGTATACGCAGCTGGCGCACTTCCCCCGCTATTTGAAGGCGATCAATGTGCGCCTGGAAAAACTGCGCGCCGACCCCGCGCGCGACACCAAGTTGATGGCCGAATGGCAATCGGCGGCCGCGCCGTATTTGCGTCAGGCCAAGGACCGCCAGGCCGGCAAGAACACGGACCCGAAACTGGTCGAGTTCCGCTGGATGCTGGAAGAGCTGCGCGTGTCGCTGTTTGCGCAGGAATTGCGCACGCCGATGCCGGTGTCTGCCAAGCGCTTGCAAAAAGTATGGGAATCGATGCAGCGGTAG
- the argA gene encoding amino-acid N-acetyltransferase, giving the protein MENPTQFVQWLRSVAPYIHAFRGKTFVVAFPGELVSAGALQVLAHDLSLLHALDINVTVVYGSRPQVAEQLALRNVEGRFHNGVRITDIAALECAKEAAGELRLDIEAAFSQGLPNTPMSHAAIRIISGNFITARPLGVIDGVDLELTGITRKVDAETIHSILGSDGLVLLSPLGFSPTGEAFNLTMEDVACSAAIALHADKLIFITETPMMEDATGVEIRELSSHQAEAVLMAGFLPDATAFYLKHCVKACHNGVERSHIVPFSMDGSALLELFTHDGVGTMISHENLESLRQATIEDVGGIIKLIEPLEADGTLVKRGRELIEREIDYFSVIEHDGVIFGCAALYPFPAQKMAEMACLTVNPEVQAQGDGERILKHMENRARAAGLNKLFVLTTRTSHWFKKRGFVPATVDDLPKDRQHMYNWQRKSQVLIKTL; this is encoded by the coding sequence ATGGAAAACCCTACCCAATTCGTCCAATGGCTGCGCTCCGTCGCACCCTACATCCACGCCTTTCGCGGCAAGACCTTCGTGGTCGCCTTCCCCGGTGAACTCGTCAGCGCCGGGGCGCTGCAGGTGCTGGCCCATGATTTGTCCCTGCTGCATGCGCTGGACATCAATGTCACCGTCGTCTACGGCTCGCGGCCGCAGGTGGCGGAACAACTGGCCTTGCGCAACGTCGAAGGCCGCTTTCACAACGGCGTGCGCATCACGGACATCGCCGCGCTGGAATGCGCGAAGGAAGCTGCCGGCGAGCTGCGCCTCGATATCGAGGCCGCGTTCAGCCAGGGCTTGCCGAACACACCCATGTCGCATGCGGCCATCCGTATCATTTCCGGCAACTTCATCACGGCGCGCCCGCTGGGCGTGATCGATGGCGTGGACCTGGAACTGACGGGCATCACGCGCAAGGTCGACGCCGAAACCATCCATTCCATCCTCGGTTCGGACGGCCTGGTGCTGCTCTCGCCGCTGGGCTTCTCACCCACCGGCGAAGCGTTCAATCTGACCATGGAAGATGTCGCCTGCAGCGCCGCCATCGCCCTGCATGCGGACAAACTGATTTTCATCACGGAAACACCGATGATGGAAGACGCCACGGGCGTGGAAATCCGCGAACTGTCGTCGCACCAGGCCGAAGCCGTGCTGATGGCCGGCTTCTTGCCGGACGCCACGGCGTTTTATTTAAAGCATTGCGTCAAGGCTTGCCACAACGGCGTCGAGCGCTCCCACATCGTGCCGTTCTCGATGGACGGTTCGGCCCTGCTGGAATTATTTACCCATGATGGCGTGGGCACCATGATCAGCCATGAAAACCTGGAAAGCCTGCGCCAGGCCACCATCGAAGACGTGGGCGGCATCATCAAACTGATCGAACCGCTGGAAGCGGACGGCACTTTGGTGAAGCGGGGCCGCGAGCTGATCGAGCGCGAGATCGATTATTTCTCCGTCATCGAGCATGATGGCGTGATCTTCGGCTGCGCCGCCCTGTACCCGTTCCCCGCACAGAAGATGGCGGAAATGGCATGTTTGACGGTCAACCCGGAAGTGCAAGCCCAGGGCGACGGCGAGCGCATCCTGAAACACATGGAAAACCGCGCCCGTGCCGCCGGCCTGAACAAGCTGTTCGTGCTGACCACGCGCACCTCGCACTGGTTCAAGAAACGCGGCTTCGTACCGGCCACCGTCGACGATTTGCCGAAGGACCGCCAGCATATGTATAACTGGCAGCGCAAATCCCAAGTGCTCATCAAGACACTGTAA
- the kdsA gene encoding 3-deoxy-8-phosphooctulonate synthase, whose product MTSVKVHGIDVSNTGSFVLFGGINVLESRDLAMRACEEYVRVTQKLGIPYVFKASFDKANRSSIHSYRGPGLEEGMRIFQDVKAAFGVPVITDVHEPWQAQQVAEVVDVLQLPAFLARQTDLVVALAKTGKVINIKKPQFLSPGQMANIVEKFKEAGNDQLILCDRGTCLGYDNLVVDMLGFGVMKKTCDDLPIIFDVTHALQQRDPGGAASGGRRQQVADLARAGLAVGIAGLFLEAHPDPDNARCDGPSALPLDQLEPFLAQLKALDDLVKSFAPLNIK is encoded by the coding sequence ATGACCTCAGTGAAAGTCCATGGCATCGACGTCAGCAATACAGGCAGCTTCGTGCTGTTTGGCGGCATCAACGTGCTCGAATCGCGCGATCTCGCCATGCGCGCCTGCGAAGAATATGTGCGCGTGACGCAAAAGCTGGGCATTCCCTATGTGTTCAAGGCCAGTTTCGACAAGGCCAACCGTTCATCGATCCATTCCTACCGCGGCCCGGGCCTGGAAGAAGGCATGCGCATCTTCCAGGATGTGAAGGCGGCGTTCGGCGTGCCCGTGATCACTGATGTGCATGAGCCATGGCAGGCGCAGCAGGTGGCCGAAGTGGTCGACGTGCTGCAATTGCCCGCCTTCCTGGCGCGCCAGACGGACTTGGTCGTGGCCCTGGCGAAAACGGGTAAAGTCATCAACATCAAGAAGCCGCAATTTTTGAGCCCTGGCCAGATGGCCAATATCGTCGAGAAATTCAAGGAAGCTGGCAACGACCAATTGATCCTGTGCGACCGTGGCACGTGCCTCGGCTACGACAACCTGGTGGTCGACATGCTGGGCTTTGGCGTCATGAAGAAGACCTGCGACGACCTGCCGATCATCTTCGACGTCACGCACGCGCTGCAGCAACGCGATCCCGGTGGCGCCGCTTCGGGCGGCCGCCGCCAGCAAGTGGCGGACCTGGCCCGCGCCGGCCTGGCCGTCGGCATCGCCGGCCTGTTCCTGGAAGCCCATCCTGACCCGGACAACGCCCGCTGCGACGGCCCCAGCGCCTTGCCGCTGGACCAGCTGGAACCGTTCCTGGCGCAATTGAAGGCGCTCGATGACCTGGTCAAATCGTTTGCGCCGTTGAATATCAAGTAA
- a CDS encoding oxidative damage protection protein has product MARTIHCIKLNKEAEGLDFPPYPGELGKKIYESVSKEAWAAWLKHQTMLVNENRLNLADARARKYLATQMEKHFFGDGADAAMGYVPPTE; this is encoded by the coding sequence ATGGCCCGCACGATCCACTGCATCAAACTCAACAAGGAAGCCGAAGGACTGGATTTCCCACCATACCCGGGCGAACTGGGCAAGAAGATTTACGAATCGGTATCGAAAGAAGCGTGGGCCGCCTGGCTCAAGCACCAGACCATGCTGGTCAATGAAAACCGTTTGAACCTGGCCGACGCGCGCGCCCGCAAATACCTGGCCACGCAAATGGAAAAACATTTCTTCGGCGATGGCGCCGATGCCGCCATGGGTTACGTGCCCCCTACCGAGTAA
- a CDS encoding DUF6622 family protein: MLQHIFSHTPLYVWAILGFLVYRGVLASRAREVTLRKLCIIPLVMLALSLSGVYGSFGLAGSAPFAWAAGALAGAALAWTLADARKIVAIPQRGSVQSPGSWLPLILMMSIFCMKYTVAVTLAIAPAYAHATGFSVPVCLAYGGFSGIFLGGLLRTVSVYRQAHMTSGPQGAAV; this comes from the coding sequence ATGTTGCAGCACATCTTCAGCCACACTCCTTTGTACGTCTGGGCCATCCTGGGCTTTCTCGTGTACCGGGGCGTGCTGGCCAGCCGCGCGCGCGAAGTGACCTTGCGCAAGCTGTGCATCATTCCTCTGGTCATGCTGGCCCTGTCGCTGAGCGGCGTGTACGGCAGCTTCGGCCTGGCCGGCAGCGCGCCATTCGCCTGGGCCGCCGGCGCCCTGGCCGGTGCGGCGCTGGCCTGGACGCTGGCCGATGCGCGCAAGATCGTGGCCATTCCCCAGCGGGGCAGCGTGCAAAGCCCCGGCAGCTGGCTGCCGTTGATCCTGATGATGAGTATTTTTTGCATGAAATATACGGTTGCCGTGACCCTGGCCATCGCGCCGGCCTACGCCCATGCGACCGGCTTCAGCGTACCCGTCTGCCTCGCCTACGGTGGCTTCAGCGGCATCTTCCTCGGGGGCTTGCTGCGCACCGTGAGCGTGTACCGCCAGGCGCACATGACAAGCGGCCCGCAAGGGGCCGCCGTATAA
- the rpiA gene encoding ribose-5-phosphate isomerase RpiA, with the protein MTQDELKQAVARAAIDYVVDGEIIGVGTGSTANFFIDELAKIKHRIKGTVASSEATAARLAGHGIAVFDLNDVESIAVYIDGADEITASGAMIKGGGAALTREKIVASVAKQFVCIADGSKLVDTLGAFPLPVEVVPMARAAVSRQLAALGGTPRLRLKAGSTEAFITDNGGEIIDVLGLQIADPVALEQQINQIVGVIAVGLFAMRGANVCLLGMPEGVRTLAY; encoded by the coding sequence ATGACCCAAGACGAATTGAAGCAAGCCGTAGCCCGCGCCGCCATTGATTATGTGGTCGACGGTGAAATCATCGGTGTCGGCACCGGTTCTACCGCCAATTTTTTCATCGATGAACTGGCCAAGATCAAGCACCGCATCAAAGGCACGGTCGCGTCGTCCGAAGCGACGGCCGCGCGCCTGGCAGGCCATGGCATTGCCGTCTTCGACCTCAACGACGTCGAGTCGATCGCCGTCTACATCGACGGCGCCGATGAAATCACGGCCAGCGGCGCCATGATCAAGGGCGGCGGCGCGGCATTGACGCGTGAAAAGATTGTTGCTTCCGTAGCGAAACAATTCGTCTGTATCGCCGACGGCTCCAAGCTGGTCGATACGCTGGGTGCCTTCCCGCTGCCGGTGGAAGTGGTGCCGATGGCCCGCGCCGCCGTCTCGCGCCAGCTGGCCGCGCTGGGCGGCACGCCCCGCTTGCGCCTGAAAGCGGGCAGCACGGAAGCCTTCATTACCGACAACGGTGGCGAAATCATCGACGTGCTGGGCTTGCAGATCGCCGATCCGGTGGCGCTGGAACAGCAGATCAACCAGATCGTCGGCGTCATTGCCGTCGGCCTGTTCGCCATGCGCGGCGCCAACGTTTGCCTGCTGGGCATGCCCGAAGGCGTGCGTACGCTGGCCTACTAA
- a CDS encoding response regulator — translation MNHSKQVLVVDDSRVSRLMSHQFILSKHADWQVIEAATGEEALEKVKTVNPVLILLDVNMPGMGGVAAAEQLRTLCPQTHIILVTANVQNAIRNRASELGVGFMEKPITETRIHQLIESLGL, via the coding sequence ATGAATCACAGTAAACAGGTACTTGTTGTCGATGACAGCCGGGTTTCACGTTTGATGTCGCACCAGTTCATCCTCAGCAAACATGCCGACTGGCAAGTGATTGAGGCGGCGACGGGTGAAGAAGCCCTGGAAAAAGTCAAGACAGTCAACCCTGTCCTGATATTACTGGATGTCAACATGCCCGGCATGGGCGGCGTGGCGGCGGCGGAACAATTGCGCACGCTGTGTCCGCAAACACACATCATTCTCGTCACGGCGAATGTGCAAAACGCCATCCGCAACCGCGCCAGCGAGCTCGGCGTCGGCTTCATGGAAAAACCGATCACGGAAACCCGCATCCATCAGCTGATCGAATCACTGGGACTGTGA
- a CDS encoding chemotaxis protein CheC, whose amino-acid sequence MINLSELENDALVEIFNIGVGHAAASMSEIVNEEVTMSVPSITFLNRADAAALLGSKKDGERICGVSQHYDGAFATEAILMFPEDKSLEIVRLMVGDAMPLQELTEMEQEAMSEIGNIILNSCVGTLANLFDSELHGSLPLYHVGTSAEILSSFGGRDDEAVVLMLHIDFVLSKHQIHGYVAFVLDLSALHDLKQQVSHYLAKVLGQA is encoded by the coding sequence ATGATCAATCTCTCCGAACTCGAAAACGACGCCCTGGTAGAGATATTCAACATCGGGGTGGGCCATGCGGCCGCCTCGATGAGCGAGATCGTCAATGAAGAAGTGACCATGTCGGTGCCGTCGATCACGTTCCTGAACCGTGCGGACGCGGCCGCCCTGCTGGGCAGCAAGAAGGATGGCGAACGCATCTGCGGCGTCAGCCAGCATTACGATGGCGCCTTCGCCACCGAAGCCATCCTGATGTTCCCGGAAGACAAGAGCCTGGAAATCGTGCGCCTGATGGTGGGCGATGCCATGCCGCTGCAGGAGCTGACGGAGATGGAACAGGAGGCGATGAGCGAAATCGGCAACATCATCCTCAACTCCTGCGTGGGTACCCTGGCCAACCTGTTCGACAGCGAACTGCATGGTTCGCTGCCCCTGTACCACGTGGGCACCAGCGCGGAAATCCTGTCCTCGTTCGGCGGCCGCGATGACGAAGCCGTCGTGCTGATGCTGCATATCGACTTCGTGCTGTCCAAGCACCAGATCCACGGCTATGTCGCCTTCGTGCTCGACCTGTCCGCCTTGCACGACCTGAAACAGCAGGTCAGCCACTATCTGGCCAAGGTCCTGGGACAGGCGTGA